Proteins from one Telopea speciosissima isolate NSW1024214 ecotype Mountain lineage chromosome 1, Tspe_v1, whole genome shotgun sequence genomic window:
- the LOC122667834 gene encoding UDP-glycosyltransferase 76B1-like, whose translation MEQKGRGVGLVLFPCPLQGHINPMLQLASILYSNGFSIIIIHTQFNSPKSSNYPHFTFIPIPDGISDVLDSISDGFAFLSFFNVNRAVPLRDCLLRLLSDGAKEAERIACIISDSVMHFTQGVADSLKLPRLALRVSSTASFLAFTAFPVLRLKGYRPVSDSELETEVSELPPLRVKDLPAYNMDNIEKECQFVGSMVNHVKPSSGVILNTFHHLEESELAKFGQEVPIPIFTIGPFHKLFPASSSSLLSQDRSCITWLDTQPPNSVIYVSFGSVASMDEAEFVEIAWGLANSECPFLWVVRSGLVHGSDRIEPVWPDGLLELMISGGKGCIVKWAPQQEVLAHPAVGGFWTHNGWNSTLESICEGVPMLCRPCFGDQKVIARYVSHVWRVGLHLEINRLEGGEIVRNIRRLMDEKEGEEMRERVASLKEKAEVCVRKGGSSYESLQDLIARILSF comes from the exons ATGGAGCAGAAGGGGAGAGGAGTTGGATTGGTTCTATTTCCATGCCCATTGCAGGGCCACATAAACCCCATGCTTCAGCTAGCCTCCATTCTCTACTCCAATGGCttctccatcatcatcatccacacTCAATTTAACTCTCCCAAATCCTCCAATTACCCTCACTTCACCTTCATTCCCATACCCGACGGCATATCGGACGTTCTAGACTCGATTTCAGATGGTTTCgcttttctctcatttttcaACGTCAACCGTGCAGTTCCACTACGGGATTGCTTGCTTCGGTTGTTATCTGATGGTGCAAAAGAAGCAGAGCGtattgcttgtatcatctccgATTCTGTCATGCATTTTACACAAGGTGTCGCCGACAGTCTTAAGCTTCCGAGGCTTGCGTTACGGGTCAGCAGCACCGCATCCTTTCTTGCCTTCACTGCCTTCCCAGTTTTGAGACTCAAAGGTTACCGCCCTGTATCAG ATTCTGAGTTGGAGACAGAAGTATCAGAGCTTCCACCTCTGAGAGTAAAGGATCTACCTGCTTACAACATGGATAACATAGAGAAGGAGTGCCAATTTGTGGGCAGCATGGTCAATCATGTGAAGCCCTCATCTGGAGTCATTTTGAACACCTTCCATCACCTTGAAGAATCGGAATTGGCAAAATTTGGTCAAGAAGTTCCaatcccgatcttcacaatagGCCCCTTCCATAAACTCTTCCCAGCTTCTTCCAGTAGCTTATTATCCCAAGACCGCAGCTGCATCACTTGGTTAGATACACAACCACCGAACTCTGTAATCTATGTCAGCTTCGGCAGCGTAGCCAGCATGGATGAGGCTGAATTTGTGGAGATAGCTTGGGGGCTAGCCAACAGCGAGTGCCCTTTCTTGTGGGTGGTTCGATCCGGCTTGGTCCATGGCTCAGACCGGATTGAACCAGTATGGCCTGATGGGTTACTAGAATTAATGATTAGTGGTGGAAAGGGATGCATTGTCAAATGGGCCCCACAACAGGAAGTGTTGGCTCATCCTGCTGTGGGAGGGTTTTGGACCCACAACGGCTGGAACTCAACGCTGGAGAGTATATGTGAAGGGGTGCCAATGCTGTGTCGGCCTTGTTTTGGAGACCAGAAGGTGATCGCGAGGTACGTGAGCCATGTGTGGAGGGTGGGTTTGCATCTTGAGATCAATAGGTTGGAGGGAGGGGAGATTGTGAGAAACATAAGAAGACTAATGGATGAGAAAGAAGgggaggagatgagagagagggtTGCGTCTCTGAAGGAGAAGGCAGAAGTTTGCGTCAGGAAAGGAGGTTCTTCCTACGAGTCTCTACAGGACTTAATAGCTCGGATCTTGTCATTTTGA